The DNA segment AGATACGAACGCTTCGTCTGTTTCTTCATTAATATAGGCGCACACTGTTTCAGAGAAGTCAGGGTGGGCATTCAAGCCTGTCCCAACAGCCGTTCCTCCAATGGCCAACTCACGCACATATGTAAGACTGCTCAGGAGCATATCTTCTGTCTTCTCAAGCATACGATGCCAACCGCTCATCTCTTGTCCAAGCGTTAATGGAGTCGCATCTTGGAGGTGTGTACGTCCAATCTTCACGATGTTCTCGAATGCATTGACTTTGTCTTGAAGCGTCCCTTTCAACCTTTGAAGAGAAGGTACAACCGCTTGTTCCACTTTCAAGACAGCTGCAATATGCATCGCAGTTGGATACGTATCATTGGAACTTTGCGATTTGTTTACATCATCGTTTGGATGAAGGCGTGTTTCACTACCCTTCTCACCCAACCATTCATTCCCAACGTATGCAATGACTTCATTCACATTCATGTTGGATTGAGTTCCACTCCCTGTCTGCCAAACAACAAGTGGAAAATGGTCGTTCAATTCCCCTTTAATGATGCGATCTGCTGCATATTGAATCGCTTCCAATTTCTCTTGTTCCAAGAAGCCAAGCTTATGGTTTGCTTTCGCTGCAGACTTCTTCAAGATAGCAAATGCCCGGATTACTTCTTCAGGCATTTGTTCTGTACCAATTGGGAAGTTCTCTTTACTACGCTGCGTTTGAGCACCCCAATACTTTTCCTTTGGTACCTGCATTTCACCTAATGTATCACGTTCTACACGATATTCCATTCTATTTCATCCCTTTCTATGACTGTGAATTCTTCCCCCACCTCTATCTAACCAAACTCTCTGTCGTTTGACAATTAGTACCTTTGCAGAATAGTAAAAAAATTTATAAGAGTTTGTTGATTTTCCATTTTATTCGGTCATACCCATTATAATAGAAAGACGAAAGGAGGCGACTTTATGCCAAACGTTTGGACCCATATCTTATTTAGCGAAGATGTGCTCGACCACATTCAAACCCCAAAAGAAATAAAACGTGCAGATTCCCATATTCACCTAGGTGCACAAGGTCCAGACCCGTTTTTCTATTATCACTTTCTTCCTTGGCAGCGTGATAAGACGGTGGAGCAACTTGGCTTAGCCATGCATACGAAACAATGTGGTCCTTTCTTATTAGATTTAATTATTGAAGCGAAGGATGCACCGATTGCGACGCAAGCTTATGTACTTGGATTTATCACACATCACATACTTGACCGAAACACCCACCCATACATTCATTATTTAGCTGGATATGAGGCAAATAAGCATCAGAAACTCGAAGTACTCATTGATACACTGATGATGAAGCAGTATCGAAACGTTGATACATGGCAGACGCCTGTTCATAAATTGCTCTATGTAGGCCTTCACCTCCCTACTGCGACAACAGAACTACTTGAACGTCTTATCGATAAACATTACAAAGAAGAGACGCGGGAACTCCCACCGCGCTACGTACAGCGTTCCTACGAAGATATGAAGCGAGCGTTGCGTCTCTTGTATGACCCTTGGGGCTGGAAGAACACCTTATTCCCCACTCTCGTCTCGCCGTTCTCCTATCGCCCATACGAAGATCACCTTGACTTATTAAATAACAACTCAAATACGTGGTATCACTCGGCCACGAATGAACCATCGACAAAGAGCTTTCACGATCTGTATAAGGAAGCATGGGGAGAAGGAAAGCGGGTTGTGTCAGCTACCCTTACGTATTGGGAAAACCCTACTCCTTCAAGAGAAGCTGTTCTGGAGCGATTAATCCAGAATATCTCCTATGATACCGGTAAACCTGTAGAGTTAGAGATGTCCAACCACTATTCCTGCCCAATCCTATAAGACCAGTTCCGAACCTAAGGAACTGGCCTTTTACTCTAGGTGTGTACCGTCACTGTATCCTTCGTAACAGTGGCTTCCTGTGCCTGTTTTTGCCCTTTATCTACATCTACCTTCTGGAGAAGCAGAACCCCAATAATGAAGAAGACGAGTAGAGAGACAATTCCGTAACGACTTGAACCTGTTAATTGACCTACAAATCCGAACAAGAACGGCCCAAATATAGCAGCAAATTTAGATGAAATGCCATAAAAACCGAAGAATTCAGCATGACGATCATCAGGTACCATACGCCCGAAGATAGAACGACTCAAGGCCTGTGCACCACCTTGGACGAGTCCAACACAAGTTGCTAAGATATAGAAGTGAAGAGAAGTTGTCATAAAGTAGCCAAGTGCGACAATTCCAATATACACATAAAGAGCAATCGTCAACGCCCGTTTAGCAGTCATCTTCGTAGCAAGCCATCCGAACAAGAATGTACAAGGAATCCCAACGAACTGTGTGATGACTAATGCCATAATGAGGTCATTTGTTCCAATTCCAATTTCCGCTCCGTAGATGGTGGCCATCTTAATAATGGTAGAGATTCCGTCATTGTACAACCAAAAAGCCAGAAGGAAGATTAATAATTGCTTATACTGTCGCAACTCCTTAAATGTGCTAGATACCCGTGTAAAGCCAATGCGCACATAGGCTTTCTTCTCTACGTTGTCTTGAACTCGCTTCTCTTCTCTTATGTTACGAAAGAGAGGAATGGAGAAGATGAACCACCAAAGACCAACAGAAATGAAAGCTGCTCGTGTCGCTGTTAACGTATCTGGGAGGAAGAATGCTTGAGGCGCCATAATCATACCTAAATTAATAGCAAGCAAGACCCCTCCCCCAATATAACCAAAAGCAAAGCCACCCGTTGATACCCGGTCGAGGTCTTTTCCTTTCGCAACTTCAGGTAAAAACGCGTCGTAGAACACATTTCCACCTGAGAAACCAATCGTACCTATAATAAGAAGCAACGACGCAAAGATAAATTGGCCCTCTTGTACAAAGGCCATAAGAACACTTGCTAGAATACCCATATACGCAAAGAAACGTAAGAATTGCTTCTTAGATGCTGAATAATCACTAATAGCCCCGAGTATGGGCGCCAATAACGCTACGATTAAGACAGCAATAGATTGGGAATACCCCCAATAGCTCGTTGCCACAGCATCATCGACTCCAACCGTTGCGACATTCTGATAGAAGATTGGGAGTACAGCTGCCATCATGGTTGTGGCAAACGCAGAATTTCCCCAATCGTATAGCATCCAGCTTACCACGGGTCTCTTTTTCATCGTGTCCCCACACTTTCTCTTAGAGTACTCAAAGAATAGCAGACTTCTTAGTACGCGCACACATCATTTTCAATAAATTTACAAATTATTTAAGAATAGGACGTGGTTAACCATGAAGATTGCTCTATTAGGCGGAACAGGTAGAGTGGGACGAGAAGTTGCCAAACTTGCCGAAGCCGATGGTCATACAGTCGTCGCGCTTGTAAGGGATGCAGAAAAAGGGAAAACTATCCTCCCGAATGCTCATCTTATTGAAGGAGATGCAACAACGATGGAGTCCATAAATCAATTAGTGGAACGTGCAGACGGATTGATCTCTTGTCTTGGTACGGACCGAACGACAACCTTGACGGATACTACTCCACTACTGATTCGTTCTATGAGTGAACATGGAATCAACCGAATTGTGACGATTGGAACCGCAGGCATCTTGAACAGTCGTTACGAAGAGGACCGCTACCGCTTTCAATCCAGTGAATCGAAACGAACGAAGACATTCGCCGCAGAAGAACATCTTCACGCATACTTCACCTTAAAAGAATCTATGCTCGACTGGACGATTGTTTGCCCTACTTATTTACCTGAAGGCGGTCACGAGGGAAATGTTCGCTTTCTAGAAGATGTATTACCTGAGAATGGAGAACGAGTCACGACCTATGATACGGCTAAATTTGCATACGATGCATTTCTCGAAGGAACTTTCTCAAAGAAGCGAGTAGGAATCTGTTATTGATTCACCCTCCTTACACGTATCCATCACAGCAGCTTGTACGTGCTGCACCTTCCGTCTGAACACCAATAATAAAGCAGGACGAATCCATTACGATTTCGTCCTGCTTTATTTATTGAAGGCTATCTTCTATGAGTTAATATACACCCTAACTTCATAAGGTTGAAGCTGATCAGGTTCGAGAAGGTCATAATTTGATAGAACAAGCTGATCTCCATCTGTTTCATACTCTAGAGGTTGGTCACTGAAATTGGCATAGACAACTGCTTCTTTCCCATACAGCTTCCGCTTGTAAGCAACCAATGTCTCATGTTCTGGGTGCAACAATTCAAATTCACCATAAA comes from the Pontibacillus halophilus JSM 076056 = DSM 19796 genome and includes:
- the fumC gene encoding class II fumarate hydratase, which translates into the protein MEYRVERDTLGEMQVPKEKYWGAQTQRSKENFPIGTEQMPEEVIRAFAILKKSAAKANHKLGFLEQEKLEAIQYAADRIIKGELNDHFPLVVWQTGSGTQSNMNVNEVIAYVGNEWLGEKGSETRLHPNDDVNKSQSSNDTYPTAMHIAAVLKVEQAVVPSLQRLKGTLQDKVNAFENIVKIGRTHLQDATPLTLGQEMSGWHRMLEKTEDMLLSSLTYVRELAIGGTAVGTGLNAHPDFSETVCAYINEETDEAFVSAANKFHALTSHDELVYTHGALKGLAADLMKIANDVRWLASGPRCGIGEILIPANEPGSSIMPGKVNPTQSEAVTMVATQVMGNDATIGIAASQGNFELNVFKPVIAYNFLQSCQLLADSMDSFNDRCVKGIEPNYEQIDKNLKDSLMLVTALNPHIGYENAAKIAKHAYEHNQTLKQSAVQLELLTEEQFEEYVNPEEMTTPNAK
- a CDS encoding zinc dependent phospholipase C family protein, whose amino-acid sequence is MPNVWTHILFSEDVLDHIQTPKEIKRADSHIHLGAQGPDPFFYYHFLPWQRDKTVEQLGLAMHTKQCGPFLLDLIIEAKDAPIATQAYVLGFITHHILDRNTHPYIHYLAGYEANKHQKLEVLIDTLMMKQYRNVDTWQTPVHKLLYVGLHLPTATTELLERLIDKHYKEETRELPPRYVQRSYEDMKRALRLLYDPWGWKNTLFPTLVSPFSYRPYEDHLDLLNNNSNTWYHSATNEPSTKSFHDLYKEAWGEGKRVVSATLTYWENPTPSREAVLERLIQNISYDTGKPVELEMSNHYSCPIL
- a CDS encoding NAD(P)-dependent oxidoreductase, producing the protein MKIALLGGTGRVGREVAKLAEADGHTVVALVRDAEKGKTILPNAHLIEGDATTMESINQLVERADGLISCLGTDRTTTLTDTTPLLIRSMSEHGINRIVTIGTAGILNSRYEEDRYRFQSSESKRTKTFAAEEHLHAYFTLKESMLDWTIVCPTYLPEGGHEGNVRFLEDVLPENGERVTTYDTAKFAYDAFLEGTFSKKRVGICY
- a CDS encoding MFS transporter; the protein is MKKRPVVSWMLYDWGNSAFATTMMAAVLPIFYQNVATVGVDDAVATSYWGYSQSIAVLIVALLAPILGAISDYSASKKQFLRFFAYMGILASVLMAFVQEGQFIFASLLLIIGTIGFSGGNVFYDAFLPEVAKGKDLDRVSTGGFAFGYIGGGVLLAINLGMIMAPQAFFLPDTLTATRAAFISVGLWWFIFSIPLFRNIREEKRVQDNVEKKAYVRIGFTRVSSTFKELRQYKQLLIFLLAFWLYNDGISTIIKMATIYGAEIGIGTNDLIMALVITQFVGIPCTFLFGWLATKMTAKRALTIALYVYIGIVALGYFMTTSLHFYILATCVGLVQGGAQALSRSIFGRMVPDDRHAEFFGFYGISSKFAAIFGPFLFGFVGQLTGSSRYGIVSLLVFFIIGVLLLQKVDVDKGQKQAQEATVTKDTVTVHT